In Wolbachia endosymbiont of Cimex lectularius, the following are encoded in one genomic region:
- a CDS encoding cation:dicarboxylate symporter family transporter, with the protein MLQLLTLLTIIASVVFFGHLVPIEAKTFLYSLSLSIKEILLFIMPFIVFALIFSSINNLKQSAIKFILLLVIMIFLSNLASSLIAYSIGHFVLQNTYSIQDITYEETIAPLWSFKLPLLLSNFHALAYGFMSSLIVSVLLPKKSKEFSRKMSDLTLFILKVFLIPVIPVFVLGLALKMQHDQVLSIIFKDYSIIFVIIASVTYFYVFLLYGAANSFKIKGWITSISNMIPALITAMSTMSSNATMPLTLEGSKKNVKQPDVASSVIPITAGFHLVGDCFFIIILSMIITSGYALSTTDYVTFLLYFLLFKFAIAAVPAGGIVVMLPVLERYLKFSPEMLSLITALYVVFDPIITSANVMGNGTFTIMFTKLYDKLR; encoded by the coding sequence ATGCTACAACTGCTAACCTTACTCACTATTATTGCTTCAGTTGTATTTTTTGGTCATTTAGTTCCAATAGAAGCAAAAACATTTTTGTACTCATTGAGCTTAAGTATCAAAGAAATTTTGCTATTTATAATGCCTTTTATTGTCTTTGCGTTAATCTTCAGCAGTATTAACAATCTTAAGCAGTCGGCTATAAAGTTTATACTATTACTTGTTATAATGATTTTCTTATCGAATCTAGCTTCAAGTTTAATTGCTTATTCGATTGGACATTTTGTCCTGCAAAACACTTATTCGATACAAGATATAACATATGAAGAAACAATTGCTCCTTTGTGGTCGTTTAAGCTGCCGCTACTCCTTTCTAACTTTCACGCTCTCGCTTATGGATTTATGTCCAGTTTGATAGTGTCTGTTCTGCTACCCAAAAAGAGCAAAGAGTTCTCGCGCAAAATGTCGGACTTAACTTTGTTTATTCTAAAAGTCTTTTTGATACCAGTTATTCCAGTATTCGTACTTGGGCTTGCTTTAAAAATGCAACATGATCAGGTTCTATCTATAATATTCAAAGATTACTCAATAATTTTTGTTATTATAGCATCTGTAACTTACTTTTATGTTTTTCTCTTATACGGAGCAGCAAATTCGTTTAAGATCAAAGGCTGGATAACTAGCATAAGCAATATGATACCAGCACTTATTACTGCGATGAGTACAATGTCTAGCAATGCAACTATGCCACTTACTCTTGAAGGAAGCAAAAAAAATGTAAAGCAACCTGATGTAGCATCGTCTGTTATACCAATAACTGCTGGCTTTCATTTAGTAGGTGATTGCTTTTTTATTATAATATTATCGATGATAATAACTTCTGGTTATGCATTGTCCACAACAGACTATGTAACTTTCCTTCTTTATTTTTTGTTATTTAAGTTTGCTATTGCTGCAGTTCCGGCAGGAGGAATTGTGGTAATGCTGCCTGTTCTTGAAAGGTACCTTAAATTCTCTCCAGAAATGCTCTCGCTGATCACAGCATTATATGTAGTGTTTGATCCAATAATAACTTCAGCAAATGTTATGGGCAATGGTACTTTTACTATAATGTTTACAAAACTCTATGATAAGCTTAGGTAA